From Orcinus orca chromosome 3, mOrcOrc1.1, whole genome shotgun sequence, a single genomic window includes:
- the LOC101272961 gene encoding zinc finger protein 14-like produces the protein MVEKLCESKEGNQDGEIVSQIPNLNLNQKTLSGVKPCDWNVCGKVFMRHSFLNRHIRSHSGHKPYEYHEYEEKPYKCKGCGKAFSYHKSVHRHVKTHTGEKSYECKECGKAFTWFTTFQRHMITHTGEGPYKWKECGKAFSCSTSFRAHERNHTGEKPYECKQCGKALSCPSSF, from the coding sequence ATGGTAGAAAAACTCTGTGAAAGCAAAGAAGGTAATCAAGATGGAGAAATTGTCAGCCAGATTCCAAATCTTAATCTGAACCAGAAAACCCTTTCTGGAGTAAAACCATGTGACTGGAACGTGTGTGGGAAAGTCTTCATGCGTCATTCATTCCTTAATAGGCACATCAGATCTCACAGTGGACACAAACCATATGAGTATCATGAATATGAGGAGAAGCCATATAAATGCAAGggatgtgggaaagccttcagttACCACAAATCTGTTCACAGACATGTAAagactcacactggagagaaatcctatgaatgtaaggaatgtgggaaagccttcacaTGGTTCACAACCTTTCAAAGACACATGATAACACACACTGGAGAAGGACCCTATAAATggaaggaatgtgggaaagcctttagttGTTCCACTTCATTTCGAGCACATGAAAGAAAtcacactggagaaaaaccctatgaatgtaagcaGTGTGGTAAAGCCCTCAGCTGTCCCAGTTCCTTTTGA